Proteins encoded together in one Manis pentadactyla isolate mManPen7 chromosome 6, mManPen7.hap1, whole genome shotgun sequence window:
- the LOC130684212 gene encoding voltage-dependent N-type calcium channel subunit alpha-1B-like gives MVPAAFWPALLAPGAAVGRWGRRPRRAPAPAPARARSAARLLRVRRPELGRPRASGTQGPRVGGAEDAGARRPRPAAPPEDRSPEVPPLARRRYRKLRYTPRGAPPARALQPEDPLPAPSRTPRTLPKPSALPGPYANSHRPLLSHPQAPPRASRTRLRRPAADPRPHPVHPAEPSPRTTPRPRQNPPHASRTRPSKDPPQSPTRAAPTHLPVTAHGPRGDQASQLPLRTAPLRLAEPLLRTRSRARPRSCCLQVASRHGRSNPERKKRSIVHPPRQTQEGCIEESVSQVTQKAQKAPQEVRTPLAHGHSTEIPAAVDVQMQGMALRGPAGEPQPGLESQGRAASMPRLVAETQLPPDASPVKRSISTLAPQRPRVAHLCNATLDRARATQAASHHHHHHSCHRRRDRKQRSLEKGPSLSADTDGAPSSTAGPGPPQGEGPVGCRRERRQERGRS, from the exons TCCGGCCGCGTTCTGGCCCGCGCTCCTCGCTCCGGGGGCTGCAGTAGGACGCTGGGGCCGGCGCCCCCGCCGCGCCccagccccggccccggcccgagCTCGCTCGGCCGCCCGGCTGCTCCGAGTGCGGCGGCCCGAGCTGGGCCGGCCGCGCGCCTCGGGGACCCAGGGGCCGCGCGTGGGAGGAGCCGAGGACGCCGGCGCGCGCCGCCCCAG ACCTGCCGCGCCCCCTGAGGACCGGTCCCCCGAGGTCCCGCCCCTAGCCCGAAGACGCTACCGCAAACTCCGCTACACTCCTCGAGGAGCGCCCCCCGCCCGCGCCCTGCAGCCTGAGGACCCGCTCCCAGCCCCCTCCCGGACCCCGAGGACCCTCCCCAAACCTTCCGCTCTTCCAGGACCCTACGCCAACTCCCACCGCCCCCTCCTCTCACACCCACAGGCTCCTCCCCGCGCCTCGAGGACCCGCCTCCGAAGACCCGCCGCCGATCCCCGCCCT CACCCCGTACACCCAGCTGAGCCGTCCCCAAGGACCACCCCGCGCCCCCGCCAAAACCCGCCCCATGCCTCGAGGACCCGCCCCTCCAAGGACCCACCACAATCCCCGACCCGCGCTGCTCCGACACATCTCCCAGTAACCGCGCACGGGCCAAGGGGGGACCAGGCCTCGCAACTCCCGCTACGCACCGCACCCCTCCGCCTTGCCGAACCGCTCCTGAGGACCCGTTCCCGCGCCCGCCCCCGAAGTTGCTGCTTGCAGGTAGCTTCGCGCCACGGTAGGAGCAACCccgagaggaagaaaagaagcatCGTCCACCCGCCCAG GCAGACCCAAGAGGGCTGCATCGAGGAATCTGTTTCCCAAGTCACCCAGAAGGCCCAGAAAGCGCCCCAGGAAGTGAGGACGCCCCTGGCACATGGCCACTCCACAGAAATCCCAGCA GCCGTGGATGTCCAGATGCAGGGCATGGCCCTGAGAGGCCCTGCTGGAGAACCCCAACCCGGGCTGGAGAGCCAGGGCCGAGCGGCATCCATGCCTCGCCTGGTGGCAGAGACTCAG CTGCCCCCAGATGCCAGCCCCGTGAAGCGCTCCATCTCCACGCTGGCTCCCCAGCGCCCCCGTGTGGCTCATCTCTGCAATGCCACCCTGGACCGTGCACGAGCCACCCAGGCTgcttcccaccaccaccaccaccacagctgCCATCGCCGCAGGGACAGGAAGCAGAGGTCCCTGGAGAAGGGGCCCAGCTTGTCTGCAGACACGGATGGTG CACCCAGCAGCACTGCGGGCCCAGGGCCACCCCAGGGAGAGGGGCCTGTGGGCTGCCGGAGGGAGCGCAGGCAGGAGCGTGGCCGGTCCTAG